One window of the Candidatus Zixiibacteriota bacterium genome contains the following:
- a CDS encoding hypothetical protein (Evidence 5 : Unknown function), translated as MRKIVQNLKKMTVFNLFAGKTFPLPAIRLAVEKILEAKL; from the coding sequence ATGCGGAAAATTGTGCAAAATTTGAAAAAAATGACGGTTTTTAACCTCTTTGCCGGCAAAACCTTCCCCCTCCCTGCCATACGCCTGGCAGTAGAAAAAATCCTTGAGGCCAAATTGTAG
- a CDS encoding hypothetical protein (Evidence 5 : Unknown function), with translation MRKKIFPLFLIVMALLLIFNFSYAGEGFRIKNTQSVQIDTKSDHPWGDPTSSASCQQYIIYGNNNYDTEKPIDGSIPYRIHFVKRSFIDWISNIIGFVGNWNAGTHR, from the coding sequence ATGCGAAAGAAAATATTCCCCTTATTTCTTATAGTCATGGCGTTATTGCTGATATTCAATTTTTCCTATGCAGGAGAAGGATTTCGAATCAAAAATACGCAATCGGTCCAAATTGACACAAAGAGTGATCACCCATGGGGTGATCCCACCAGTTCGGCATCATGTCAGCAATATATCATATATGGTAATAATAATTATGATACAGAAAAACCGATTGATGGGAGTATTCCCTATCGAATTCATTTTGTAAAGCGCTCATTCATAGACTGGATTTCAAACATAATTGGATTTGTTGGTAATTGGAATGCCGGAACCCACAGATGA
- a CDS encoding exported hypothetical protein (Evidence 5 : Unknown function), protein MIKKILLSLLILAALLLIFNSSYAGQGFRIVNQQSVYHPIVYGFPWEDPQQSANGTAQLKGTEPWVTAPAHTTNDIDIWTKTKFFFITRGYLLSNWIYFWFIDEESTKDMVMIR, encoded by the coding sequence ATGATTAAGAAAATATTGTTATCATTATTAATACTAGCGGCGTTATTGCTGATATTCAATTCTTCCTATGCAGGGCAGGGGTTTCGAATAGTAAATCAGCAATCGGTTTATCATCCTATAGTATATGGTTTTCCATGGGAGGATCCTCAGCAATCCGCCAATGGCACGGCACAATTAAAGGGAACCGAACCCTGGGTAACGGCGCCAGCCCATACAACAAACGATATTGATATATGGACAAAGACCAAATTCTTTTTCATAACAAGAGGCTATTTACTCTCAAATTGGATTTATTTTTGGTTCATTGATGAAGAATCAACTAAAGACATGGTCATGATTCGGTGA
- a CDS encoding exported hypothetical protein (Evidence 5 : Unknown function), protein MIKKILLSLLILAALLLIFNSSYAGEGFRIKNTQSVFDPTLYAHPWDDPVASSQSAISRSWDNYGMSDRNASLGAKFINTFVSVMFFLNGNAVYINWITNASENSREIRSTIIRD, encoded by the coding sequence ATGATTAAGAAAATATTGTTATCATTATTAATATTAGCGGCGTTATTGCTGATATTCAATTCTTCCTATGCAGGGGAAGGGTTTAGAATCAAAAATACGCAATCAGTATTCGATCCCACTTTGTATGCTCACCCTTGGGACGATCCGGTCGCTTCAAGTCAGTCCGCTATTAGTCGAAGTTGGGACAATTACGGAATGTCGGATAGAAACGCATCTTTAGGGGCGAAATTCATTAATACTTTCGTCAGCGTTATGTTCTTTTTAAATGGCAATGCGGTCTATATTAATTGGATTACAAATGCATCGGAAAATAGCAGAGAAATTAGATCAACAATTATCCGAGATTGA
- a CDS encoding putative NtrC family transcriptional regulator (Evidence 3 : Putative function from multiple computational evidences) → MHRKIAEKLDQQLSEIDALIRARKFSEAQEKIDIVHHVEINQKEYAYFCLLKSELALFRGDIDIQKELDHAIDYYRPSSDNEKFAQAKFLKGWFLIVTGRPKDAREELLESYIGFKRADNMEGQARALNRLAFLAQNEGEMDLAVEYLGKCANLYLSAGLNDRAHIFSNNLALILFLSGRIKEALEQFRSNLDRLRIMGQDYQLRHHLRYGLALAFKGELEESFVQIDAARLLTEGFKREEAIYYEYYGWMNCLSGNYVMAEKKLIVGLGVSSAMGSVTDHISQTKRLLADAYLGLGKFELAQKYAEEALTVAEKINERAEIAACYRVFARTALNDGDKEKSRQWFGKAIDLFAMITSRYELAVTRYLAALSGLYQNGERSAMLYLAKEYFEAEEIRPYIDKVNAALGPAVRPKPTVRDGEPIPVFIAECPGSRKIREMAENVAACDMTVLLTGPTGSGKDQLARYIHWYSGRTGELVTVNCAAIPETMAEAELFGVMRGAYTGADKDKPGLFEMADGGTIYLNEIAETAPSFQAKLLEIIESKTVRRLGSTEPKRINFRIIAATNQNLEETMRNGKFRVDLYHRLNEIPILLPPLAERADDIAALARYFLVEAGFDFEHNGNRDDFDAFCALLSRRDWPGNIRELRSEIRRLYQYCGNSLGDMAQLLSVTIPTPEEILMKALEEAEGNQSEAARRLGISESGFRYRLKKSGLS, encoded by the coding sequence ATGCATCGGAAAATAGCAGAGAAATTAGATCAACAATTATCCGAGATTGATGCCCTAATTCGAGCCAGGAAATTTTCTGAGGCTCAAGAGAAAATTGATATTGTGCATCATGTCGAAATCAATCAGAAGGAATACGCTTACTTTTGCCTTTTAAAATCGGAATTGGCATTGTTCAGGGGCGACATAGATATACAAAAGGAATTGGACCATGCCATTGACTATTATAGACCAAGCAGTGATAATGAGAAATTCGCTCAAGCCAAATTTTTAAAGGGTTGGTTCCTGATTGTAACGGGCCGACCAAAGGATGCCCGGGAGGAATTATTAGAGTCTTATATTGGATTTAAGAGGGCTGATAATATGGAGGGGCAGGCCCGCGCCCTAAATAGATTGGCTTTTTTGGCGCAAAATGAAGGTGAGATGGATTTGGCTGTTGAATATCTTGGCAAATGTGCAAATCTATATTTATCAGCCGGGCTCAATGATCGCGCACATATTTTTTCAAATAATCTCGCCCTAATATTATTTTTGTCCGGCCGCATCAAGGAGGCATTGGAGCAGTTTCGTTCAAATTTGGACCGCTTGAGAATAATGGGTCAGGACTATCAATTAAGGCATCATCTGAGATATGGGCTTGCTCTTGCATTCAAGGGTGAGCTTGAAGAATCTTTCGTGCAAATTGACGCCGCCAGATTACTAACTGAGGGCTTCAAGAGAGAGGAAGCCATTTATTACGAATATTATGGATGGATGAACTGCCTTAGCGGAAATTATGTTATGGCCGAAAAGAAATTAATAGTTGGTCTCGGGGTGTCTTCGGCCATGGGATCTGTTACGGATCATATCTCCCAGACCAAGCGGCTTTTGGCTGATGCTTATCTTGGGCTCGGGAAATTCGAACTCGCCCAAAAATATGCCGAGGAAGCGCTAACGGTCGCGGAAAAAATCAACGAACGGGCCGAAATCGCCGCCTGCTATCGGGTGTTCGCACGGACCGCGCTGAATGACGGCGATAAAGAAAAGTCCCGGCAGTGGTTCGGCAAAGCAATCGACCTTTTCGCCATGATTACTTCGCGCTATGAGTTGGCGGTCACCCGTTACCTGGCGGCGCTCTCCGGGCTGTATCAGAACGGCGAAAGGTCGGCCATGCTGTATCTGGCCAAAGAGTATTTCGAAGCCGAAGAAATTAGGCCGTATATCGATAAAGTCAACGCCGCCCTGGGGCCGGCCGTCAGACCGAAACCGACTGTCCGCGACGGCGAACCTATTCCGGTTTTTATCGCCGAATGTCCCGGCTCGCGCAAAATCAGGGAGATGGCCGAGAATGTCGCCGCCTGCGATATGACGGTGCTTCTCACCGGCCCGACCGGTTCCGGCAAGGACCAACTGGCCCGATATATCCACTGGTATTCGGGGCGGACCGGGGAACTGGTGACAGTCAACTGCGCCGCCATTCCCGAAACGATGGCCGAGGCGGAATTGTTCGGGGTGATGCGGGGGGCCTATACCGGGGCTGATAAGGACAAGCCGGGCCTGTTTGAAATGGCCGACGGGGGGACGATTTACCTGAATGAAATCGCCGAGACGGCCCCGTCGTTCCAGGCCAAACTTCTGGAGATAATCGAGAGCAAGACCGTGCGCCGTCTGGGGAGCACCGAGCCGAAAAGAATCAATTTCCGGATAATCGCCGCCACCAATCAAAATCTGGAAGAGACTATGCGGAACGGCAAATTCCGGGTTGATTTGTATCATCGTTTGAACGAAATCCCGATTCTTCTGCCGCCGCTGGCGGAACGGGCCGACGATATTGCGGCGTTGGCGCGATATTTTCTGGTAGAGGCCGGGTTCGATTTCGAGCACAACGGCAACCGCGATGATTTCGATGCCTTCTGCGCGCTTCTCTCCCGCCGTGACTGGCCGGGCAACATCCGCGAACTCCGCTCGGAGATCAGGCGGCTGTATCAATACTGCGGCAACAGCCTTGGGGATATGGCCCAATTGCTCAGTGTCACAATACCGACGCCCGAGGAGATCCTGATGAAAGCGCTCGAAGAAGCGGAGGGAAATCAATCGGAAGCGGCGCGGCGGCTGGGAATATCCGAATCGGGCTTTCGGTACCGATTAAAAAAATCAGGTTTATCATAA
- a CDS encoding hypothetical protein (Evidence 5 : Unknown function) — protein sequence MKGKVIALFAALILTLIQSVVFLGCERRESNSVGYDEDTEKGIDLVSGQPNQDPSNLNEGELQGMVYDSIGSGSYFMTLENGMNIYYVGKHNTGDTLAFQFRIQNDQGYSGIQTLLINSLNGAALYGPDGQMKVNYYSQMLDENRAMVSAIAENDTLQILQEKIGEVTRGTFTLNGSSQSIEFANADEAYHAKEIYLAYKENNRLSEFSGNDQLLIEKMQQMDEFLSNSNAFENNSNVNVAVNLMSSTEFLYWSLENNPNLVNECNKDCLCNLASLISLIACTFSWTVVGAVVCIIAAGLALACAIARFIEDFFLYKMDPQEELNIV from the coding sequence ATGAAAGGTAAGGTAATCGCATTATTTGCGGCATTGATTCTAACATTGATTCAATCTGTAGTATTTCTTGGATGTGAGCGACGCGAATCCAATAGCGTTGGCTATGATGAAGATACTGAGAAGGGCATAGATCTGGTGTCTGGACAGCCCAATCAGGATCCTTCAAATTTAAACGAGGGCGAACTCCAAGGGATGGTATATGACTCCATCGGCTCAGGTTCTTATTTTATGACATTGGAAAATGGCATGAACATTTATTACGTTGGAAAGCATAATACCGGCGATACCTTGGCATTCCAATTTAGAATTCAAAATGATCAGGGTTATTCGGGTATCCAAACCCTACTCATAAATTCCCTGAACGGTGCCGCTTTATATGGACCTGATGGGCAAATGAAGGTTAATTATTATAGCCAAATGCTGGACGAAAATCGGGCTATGGTATCCGCTATAGCAGAAAATGATACGCTGCAGATATTGCAGGAAAAAATTGGCGAGGTGACGCGCGGCACTTTTACCCTGAATGGCAGCAGCCAATCAATTGAGTTCGCCAATGCGGATGAGGCATATCATGCGAAAGAAATTTACCTGGCCTATAAGGAAAATAATCGACTTTCTGAGTTTAGTGGAAATGATCAATTATTAATTGAAAAAATGCAGCAAATGGACGAATTCCTGTCAAATTCAAATGCATTTGAAAACAACTCTAATGTCAATGTCGCCGTGAATTTGATGAGCAGCACTGAATTTCTGTATTGGAGCCTGGAGAATAATCCAAATCTTGTGAATGAATGCAATAAGGATTGCCTATGTAATCTCGCGTCTTTGATAAGTTTAATAGCATGCACGTTTTCTTGGACCGTGGTGGGGGCAGTGGTTTGTATTATAGCCGCTGGCTTGGCCTTGGCTTGTGCAATTGCTCGCTTTATCGAAGATTTCTTTTTATATAAAATGGATCCCCAGGAGGAATTAAATATAGTTTAA
- a CDS encoding hypothetical protein (Evidence 5 : Unknown function) translates to MTVLPIFSSIIIVCGLGVIISAFKYRTVQGNALMTLFRKSEGGRWWATKDKFTPKGYRLFRIGSWLAACGALVLLIYQMA, encoded by the coding sequence ATGACTGTGTTGCCGATTTTTTCGTCAATAATTATAGTTTGTGGATTAGGCGTGATAATTTCCGCCTTCAAGTACCGGACAGTGCAGGGAAATGCTCTTATGACCCTTTTCCGGAAGAGTGAGGGCGGGCGTTGGTGGGCCACCAAGGATAAATTTACGCCCAAAGGATACCGGCTTTTTAGAATTGGCTCGTGGCTCGCGGCCTGCGGAGCATTAGTCTTGCTTATTTATCAAATGGCGTAA
- a CDS encoding hypothetical protein (Evidence 5 : Unknown function), with the protein MIQMLVLSLLLETAGIICVVPALNNRTESCPPFALDSIRFKYLKPVWKIKSWFTPKGYRLYLWAVGFWATGALLGAIYWFAKS; encoded by the coding sequence ATGATCCAAATGCTTGTTCTATCCTTATTATTGGAAACCGCGGGAATCATTTGCGTCGTGCCGGCCCTAAATAATCGAACCGAATCGTGCCCGCCATTCGCTCTGGACAGCATTCGTTTCAAATACTTAAAGCCGGTCTGGAAAATAAAGAGCTGGTTCACTCCCAAGGGCTACAGGCTTTATTTATGGGCTGTCGGATTTTGGGCAACCGGCGCACTTTTGGGAGCGATATATTGGTTTGCCAAAAGCTAG
- a CDS encoding hypothetical protein (Evidence 5 : Unknown function), whose translation MQIISAILVFLAMNLQGEGQSKSEVNFHLEKGRVLASEGKLNAAENQYLMAIKKDSLCAVAYSNLGTCYYRQNALKPAERMFCKALALDSTLVEAKQNLGIVYYSLDKVSDAVNLWRSILAHDSSYGDLARIHLFIGIAYLYSPEIVGADSFVVMALEQFNLALVIDPGSGEAHFWKAKARELIPDLPGAIAEYKMATELNPKYGEAYNQWGVLLYRDEAYAAAWDKFTEAVYCDPGNAIFHYNLGLTYLARNMRFEGEEEVQKAYKLNPHLEASSQPIIIDPAAVAFGKR comes from the coding sequence ATGCAGATTATTTCGGCAATATTAGTATTTTTGGCTATGAATCTTCAAGGGGAGGGACAAAGCAAAAGTGAGGTCAATTTTCATTTGGAGAAAGGCAGAGTGCTGGCCTCAGAAGGCAAATTGAACGCGGCTGAAAATCAATATTTAATGGCCATCAAAAAAGATTCGCTATGCGCCGTGGCATATTCGAATCTGGGAACCTGCTACTACAGGCAAAACGCTTTAAAGCCGGCGGAGAGGATGTTCTGTAAGGCGCTGGCACTCGATTCGACTCTGGTTGAGGCCAAGCAAAATCTGGGGATAGTTTACTATAGTCTGGACAAAGTCAGCGATGCCGTAAACCTCTGGCGGTCCATTCTGGCGCACGATTCCTCGTACGGCGACCTGGCGCGGATCCACTTGTTTATAGGGATCGCCTATTTGTATTCGCCGGAAATTGTCGGAGCGGATTCCTTCGTCGTAATGGCCCTGGAGCAGTTCAATTTGGCGCTGGTGATCGATCCCGGTTCCGGTGAGGCGCATTTTTGGAAAGCCAAGGCCAGGGAATTAATTCCGGATTTACCAGGTGCGATTGCGGAATATAAAATGGCGACGGAACTGAATCCGAAATATGGTGAGGCCTATAATCAATGGGGTGTGCTGCTTTACCGGGATGAGGCATATGCCGCGGCCTGGGATAAATTTACCGAGGCTGTTTATTGCGATCCCGGCAATGCAATCTTCCACTATAACCTCGGTCTGACTTATTTGGCGAGAAACATGCGCTTTGAAGGCGAGGAGGAAGTTCAGAAAGCATATAAACTCAACCCGCATCTGGAGGCCTCATCACAGCCGATCATAATCGATCCGGCCGCGGTTGCTTTCGGTAAGCGCTGA
- a CDS encoding hypothetical protein (Evidence 5 : Unknown function), translated as MRTALLSLSLILLVSGFVLGFISRKYRTPNSPPIPSFNPIHWFQPWKINEWFTPKGVKLFMTSYTCIIAGIALYGLAEGFPSLFK; from the coding sequence ATGAGAACTGCATTACTATCACTGAGTCTAATACTCCTGGTATCCGGCTTTGTGCTCGGCTTTATCTCAAGGAAATACCGAACTCCCAACTCCCCGCCGATACCATCATTCAATCCCATTCATTGGTTTCAGCCGTGGAAAATAAATGAATGGTTTACTCCCAAGGGGGTCAAATTATTCATGACAAGTTACACCTGCATTATTGCCGGGATCGCCCTGTACGGTCTGGCGGAGGGATTCCCATCGCTATTTAAATGA
- a CDS encoding hypothetical protein (Evidence 5 : Unknown function), producing the protein MRLFGKRLFVGLAILVPIAVILNFLGIYLMKIGYGDEFIMFTAISMALSIALRIEDKIYPHQCNTEGK; encoded by the coding sequence ATGAGATTATTTGGAAAAAGACTCTTTGTAGGACTCGCCATCTTAGTTCCGATCGCTGTAATTCTCAATTTTCTGGGGATATATCTTATGAAAATCGGCTATGGCGATGAATTTATAATGTTCACGGCCATTTCTATGGCTTTAAGTATTGCTTTAAGGATAGAAGACAAAATTTATCCGCATCAATGCAACACCGAAGGCAAATGA